From a single Solanum dulcamara chromosome 4, daSolDulc1.2, whole genome shotgun sequence genomic region:
- the LOC129886345 gene encoding dual specificity phosphatase Cdc25: MFSCFWRNLTSQRQEEPMARSISYVTGSQLLSLKRRPNIAIVDVRDDERSYDGHIAGSLHFASDTFLDKIPSLIQAANGKDTLVFHCALSQVRGPKCARRLAEYLAESKDDVGIKNIMVLERGFNGWEASGRPVCRCAEVFCKGHNEPA; the protein is encoded by the exons ATGTTTTCTTGTTTTTGGAGAAACTTGACAAGCCAAAGACAGGAAGAACCCATGGCTAGGAGCATCTCATACGTCACAGGCTCTCAGCTTCTCTCTCTCAAACGCCGCCCAAACATCGCCATCGTCGACGTCAG GGATGATGAGAGGAGCTACGATGGGCACATAGCTGGGTCGCTTCACTTTGCCAGTGATACTTTTCTTGATAAAATACCCAGTCTTATTCAAGCTGCTAATGGCAAAGATACCCTTGTTTTCCACTGTGCTCTTAGCCAG GTTCGAGGACCAAAATGTGCAAGGAGGCTTGCAGAATATCTAGCTGAATCGAAAGATGATGTGGGAATAAAAAACATTATGGTATTGGAGCGTGGTTTTAATGGATGGGAGGCCTCTGGTAGACCAGTTTGTCGTTGCGCTGAGGTCTTCTGCAAGGGTCACAATGAACCAGCATAG
- the LOC129886346 gene encoding pentatricopeptide repeat-containing protein At3g62470, mitochondrial-like gives MAISMRNLEKVAIFKPSPHSIPLLNFNGHQLLNSAATQLLSLDDDQQAASLRGRFRRRQQAFFLVGSSLSLSRLFHSLAHCSIHFSHCQVSSLLPHPTSLFIFQEKLPLSNPRRIWPLLPKGCFYVTYSSHPDVKCLELNTKQFSTVQTSLCTSQGKLSFSNPRKIWPFSSKGCFYFTGIKLNVKSLKLSCRGICSCVDNDGELGSDNDVESESDERVVESKADPKEVDRVCKVIDELFSLDRNMEAVLDECGINLSHDLVVDVLERFKHARKPAFRFFCWAARRPGYAHDSRTYNAMMSILGKTRQFETMVSVLEEMGEKGLLTMEAFLISMKAFAAAKERKKAIGMFELMKKYKFKVGVETINCLLDALGRAKLGKEAQLLFEKLEHRFTPNLLTYTVLLNGWCRVKNLMDAGKVWNEMIDKGFKPDIVAHNTMLEGLLKCKKRSDAIKLFEVMKGKGPSPNTRSYTILIRDLCKQGKMNEAVAGFEEMLSSGCEADASTFTCLVTGFGNQKRMDKVFALLKEMKEKGCPPDGRLYNALIKLIINRRLPDDAVILYKKMIRNGIQPTIHTYNMLMKSFFMTKNYDMAHATWEEMSLRGCCPDENSYTIFIGGLIGQGRSMEACKYLEEMIEKGMKAPQLDYNKFAADFSRGGRPDILEELAKRMKFSGKFEVSSLFARWAEMMKSRVKRRDPS, from the coding sequence ATGGCTATTTCCATGAGGAATCTTGAAAAAGTTGCAATCTTTAAGCCTTCTCCCCATTCAATTCCACTGCTCAACTTCAATGGCCACCAACTCCTCAACAGCGCCGCCACCCAGTTACTCTCTCTCGATGATGACCAACAAGCGGCTAGCCTACGAGGAAGATTTAGAAGAAGACAGCAAGCCTTCTTTCTTGTTGGTAGCTCTCTGTCCTTGTCTCGTTTGTTTCATTCTCTTGCTCATTGTAGCATCCATTTTTCTCATTGTCAAGTTTCATCTCTTTTGCCACACCCCACTTCACtctttatttttcaagaaaagttgCCATTGAGTAATCCCAGAAGGATTTGGCCTCTTTTGCCAAAAGGGTGTTTTTATGTTACCTATAGTAGTCATCCAGATGTGAAGTGTTTGGAGTTGAATACTAAGCAATTTAGCACTGTTCAAACTTCACTTTGTACATCTCAAGGTAAGTTGTCATTTAGTAATCCCAGAAAGATTTGGCCTTTTTCATCAAAAGGGTGTTTTTATTTTACTGGTATTAAGTTAAATGTGAAGTCTTTGAAGTTGAGTTGTAGGGGAATTTGTAGTTGTGTAGATAATGATGGTGAATTAGGAAGTGATAATGATGTTGAAAGTGAGAGTGATGAGAGGGTGGTGGAGTCGAAGGCGGATCCTAAAGAGGTGGATAGGGTGTGTAAGGTTATTGATGAGTTGTTTTCATTAGATAGGAATATGGAGGCTGTTTTGGATGAATGTGGGATCAACCTAAGCCATGATTTGGTAGTAGATGTGTTGGAGAGGTTCAAGCATGCTAGAAAACCAGCATTCAGATTCTTTTGTTGGGCGGCTCGGAGGCCAGGGTATGCTCATGATTCAAGAACGTATAATGCAATGATGTCAATACTTGGAAAGACAAGGCAGTTTGAGACTATGGTCTCGGTTCTTGAAGAAATGGGGGAGAAAGGTTTGCTTACAATGGAGGCATTTCTGATCTCCATGAAAGCATTTGCTGCAGCAAAAGAGCGGAAGAAAGCTATTGGGATGTTTGAGTTGATGAAGAAGTACAAGTTTAAAGTTGGGGTGGAGACAATCAATTGTTTACTTGATGCCCTGGGAAGGGCAAAGCTTGGGAAAGAAGCACAATTATTGTTTGAGAAATTGGAGCATAGATTCACACCAAATTTACTAACATATACGGTTTTGCTCAATGGTTGGTGTAGGGTAAAGAATCTGATGGATGCTGGTAAAGTGTGGAATGAGATGATTGATAAGGGATTTAAACCTGATATTGTGGCCCATAACACAATGCTGGAAGGGCTGTTAAAGTGTAAAAAAAGGTCTGATGCGATCAAGCTGTTTGAGGTTATGAAAGGAAAGGGTCCATCACCTAATACAAGAAGTTATACGATCTTGATCCGGGATTTGTGTAAGCAGGGTAAGATGAATGAAGCAGTTGCCGGCTTTGAGGAAATGCTTAGCTCTGGATGTGAGGCAGATGCTTCAACTTTTACCTGTTTGGTAACAGGCTTTGGAAATCAAAAGAGGATGGATAAAGTCTTTGCATTGCTGAAGGAGATGAAGGAAAAAGGATGCCCGCCTGATGGAAGACTGTATAATGCACTGatcaaattaataataaatcGACGATTGCCGGATGATGCggttattttatataaaaagatGATCCGGAATGGAATTCAACCAACTATTCACACTTACAATATGCTGATGAAATCATTCTTCATGACAAAGAACTATGACATGGCTCATGCAACTTGGGAGGAAATGAGCCTGAGGGGTTGCTGTCCGGATGAAAATTCTTACACCATCTTCATTGGAGGGCTTATAGGGCAGGGGCGATCTATGGAGGCGTGTAAATACTTGGAGGAAATGATAGAAAAGGGCATGAAAGCACCTCAACTTGACTACAATAAATTTGCAGCTGATTTTTCTCGGGGTGGTAGGCCTGATATACTGGAGGAGTTGGCTAAGAGGATGAAGTTCTCTGGGAAGTTTGAGGTCTCAAGTCTCTTTGCTAGGTGGGCTGAGATGATGAAGAGTAGAGTAAAGCGCAGGGATCCCAGCTGA
- the LOC129886347 gene encoding protein WVD2-like 2, producing the protein MVRDITGLRTEKKPSVKPNGITHGAVHVAPRIAKERVEAKEYEAEDHTAKGTHVEESQEKQDVLSVKSTNCEPDPIEGKITKTEAVKSSDKKLGSPMKPSPDSTAATENQAAKVMNSSVNESENHENGTQTVDAGSNSSSKSIDLHSPMTSQKLHQNSPMMSRKLRIQDEDDNWSMASSTAASVRTVRSKVTVPVAPTFKCSERSARRKEYYTKLEEKHKALEAEKQEYAARTKEEEEAAIRQLRKAMTYRANPVPNFYREGPPPKAELKKLPVTRAKSPNLTRRKSCSDAVTASPEERKASAKGRHSIGVYKQGSPTPTTPKSKDRVSGRISNGTPRAKEPTKLVKTKKDSPLKEMKGTPIKEIKETPIAESNGSPMKEPEEALVQVTNEASVKEIKEIPVLKTKEASNTMTEQVTEETAAQS; encoded by the exons ATGGTGAGAGACATTACAGGTTTACGTACTGAAAAGAAACCTAGTGTTAAGCCAAATGGCATCACCCATGGCGCAGTTCATGTTGCCCCCAGAATCGCCAAGGAAAGGGTTGAAGCAAAGGAGTATGAGGCAGAGGATCACACTGCAAAAGGCACACACGTGGAGGAATCTCAGGAGAAGCAGGATGTACTATCTGTGAAAAGCACCAACTGTGAACCTGATCCGATTGAGGGAAAAATTACGAAGACTGAAGCTGTGAAGTCCAGTGACAAGAAGTTGGGCTCACCAATGAAACCTTCACCTGATTCTACTGCAGCTACTGAAAATCAAGCCGCCAAGGTCATGAATTCATCGGTGAATGAAtctgaaaatcatgaaaatggCACGCAGACTGTTGATGCTGGCTCGAATTCTTCATCAAAATCCATCGATCTGCACTCACCTATGACTTCACAAAAATTGCAC CAAAATTCTCCCATGATGTCAAGGAAACTGCGAATTCAGGATGAAGACGATAACTGGTCCATGGCTTCCTC AACTGCAGCTTCTGTGCGGACAGTTAGGTCCAAGGTTACTGTTCCTGTAGCCCCAACATTTAAATGTTCAGAACGCTCAGCGAGACGTAAAGAG TATTACACAAAGTTAGAGGAAAAGCACAAAGCTCTGGAGGCGGAGAAACAAGAATATGCAGCCAGAACGAAG gaagaggaagaagcagCAATAAGGCAGCTTAGAAAGGCCATGACTTACAGAGCAAATCCAGTTCCTAATTTTTACCGTGAAGGGCCACCTCCAAAGGCTGAACTTAAGAAG CTGCCAGTGACTCGTGCCAAATCACCAAATCTAACCCGTAGGAAGAGCTGTAGTGATGCAGTCACAGCATCTCctgaagaaaggaaagcttcTGCCAAGGGTCGTCACAGCATTGGTGTTTACAAACAAGGCAGTCCTACCCCAACCACCCCCAAAAGCAAAGATCGTGTGAGTGGTCGAATCAGTAATGGAACTCCCAGAGCCAAAGAACCTACAAAGTTGgtgaaaacaaaaaaagattCCCCTTTGAAGGAGATGAAGGGAACTCCAATCAAGGAGATAAAGGAAACTCCAATAGCAGAGTCAAATGGATCTCCAATGAAAGAGCCAGAGGAAGCTCTGGTTCAGGTCACAAACGAAGCTTCTGTTAAGGAGATAAAGGAAATTCCTGTCTTAAAGACTAAGGAGGCTTCTAATACAATGACAGAGCAAGTGACTGAAGAAACTGCTGCTCAATCATGA